A single region of the Polymorphum gilvum SL003B-26A1 genome encodes:
- the murC gene encoding UDP-N-acetylmuramate--L-alanine ligase — MKMPRELGPVHFVGIGGIGMSGIAEVLHTLGYTVQGSDMSENANVARLREKGIRIAIGHAAENLGGAEVLVVSSAIRRDNPELVAAREKLIPVVRRAEMLAELMRFKQAIAIGGTHGKTTTTSLIAALLDAGGLDPTVINGGIINAYGTNARMGAGDWMVVEADESDGTFVKLPADVAVVTNIDPEHLDHYGDFAGVRAAFRHFVENVPFYGFAVMCLDHPEVQSLVGQIEDKRIVTYGANPQADVRFTDVAMVGGRSTFSVRFQDRRTGETGTLSNLVLPMPGLHNVANAAAAIAVAHELGVDSEAIRKGLAGFGGVKRRFTYTGSWNGVEIFDDYGHHPVEIRAVLHAARETAKGRVIAVVQPHRYSRLASLFDDFSTCFNDADTVIVAPVYAAGEQPIEGAGRDDLVTGLKTRGHRSVFALEGPEALAALVAEHARPGDYVVCLGAGTITQWAHALPAQLAALGGVR, encoded by the coding sequence ATGAAAATGCCGCGCGAACTGGGCCCGGTGCATTTCGTCGGCATCGGCGGCATCGGCATGAGCGGCATCGCCGAGGTGCTGCACACCCTGGGCTACACGGTCCAGGGCTCCGACATGAGCGAGAACGCCAATGTCGCGCGGCTGCGCGAGAAGGGCATCAGGATCGCCATCGGCCATGCGGCGGAAAACCTCGGCGGGGCGGAAGTGCTGGTCGTGTCCTCGGCGATCCGGCGCGACAACCCGGAACTGGTCGCAGCACGCGAGAAGCTCATTCCGGTCGTGCGCCGAGCCGAGATGCTGGCCGAGCTGATGCGCTTCAAGCAGGCGATCGCCATCGGGGGCACACACGGCAAGACCACCACGACCTCGCTGATCGCCGCCCTGCTGGACGCCGGCGGGCTCGACCCGACGGTGATCAACGGCGGCATCATCAACGCCTACGGCACCAACGCGCGCATGGGCGCGGGCGACTGGATGGTGGTCGAGGCCGACGAGAGCGACGGCACGTTCGTCAAGCTGCCGGCCGACGTCGCCGTCGTCACCAACATCGATCCGGAACACCTCGATCACTACGGCGACTTCGCCGGCGTGCGCGCCGCCTTCCGCCATTTCGTCGAGAACGTGCCGTTCTACGGCTTCGCGGTCATGTGTCTCGACCATCCCGAGGTGCAGTCGCTGGTCGGCCAGATCGAGGACAAGCGCATCGTCACCTACGGCGCCAACCCGCAGGCCGACGTGCGCTTCACCGACGTCGCCATGGTCGGCGGCCGATCGACCTTCTCCGTCCGCTTCCAGGACCGGCGTACCGGCGAGACCGGCACGCTGAGCAATCTGGTGCTGCCGATGCCCGGCCTGCACAACGTCGCCAACGCCGCCGCGGCCATTGCCGTCGCGCACGAGCTCGGCGTCGACAGCGAGGCGATCCGCAAGGGGCTGGCCGGCTTCGGCGGCGTCAAGCGGCGCTTCACCTATACCGGCAGTTGGAACGGCGTCGAGATCTTCGACGACTACGGCCACCATCCGGTCGAGATCCGCGCCGTGCTGCACGCTGCGCGCGAGACCGCGAAGGGCCGCGTCATCGCGGTCGTGCAGCCGCACCGCTACAGCCGCCTCGCCAGCCTGTTCGACGACTTCTCGACCTGCTTTAACGATGCCGACACGGTGATCGTGGCGCCGGTCTATGCGGCCGGCGAACAGCCGATCGAGGGCGCCGGCCGCGACGACCTCGTCACGGGCCTCAAGACCCGCGGCCACCGCTCGGTGTTCGCACTCGAAGGTCCGGAGGCGCTCGCCGCGCTCGTCGCCGAACACGCGCGGCCGGGCGACTATGTCGTCTGCCTCGGCGCCGGCACGATCACCCAGTGGGCGCACGCCCTGCCGGCCCAGCTCGCCGCGCTCGGAGGCGTGCGGTGA
- the murB gene encoding UDP-N-acetylmuramate dehydrogenase, with protein MSFPDLLATLGDWLAGVRGKLTANQPLAAVTWLRVGGPAQLLFQPADEDDLALFLAALPEEIPVLPIGLGSNLLVRDGGIEGVVVRLTGKGFGTVEVLDGARLRIGAAVPDKRVAEAAAEAGIGGFSFYAGIPGALGGALRMNAGAHGTETCQRLVELAALDRRGNRIVLSNADMGYSYRHSAVPADLIFTGAVLAGTPQAEVEIRAEMAEVAAHRERAQPIREKTGGSTFKNPPGTSAWKEIDAAGCRGLQIGGARMSDMHCNFMINTGDATAFDLELLGETVRRRVRAHSGICLEWEIKRLGRFLPGQGVTPFLD; from the coding sequence GTGAGCTTTCCCGACCTCCTGGCGACCCTCGGCGACTGGCTTGCCGGCGTGCGCGGCAAGTTGACCGCCAACCAGCCGCTCGCCGCCGTCACCTGGCTGCGCGTCGGCGGACCGGCGCAGCTGCTGTTCCAACCGGCCGACGAGGACGACCTCGCGCTGTTCCTCGCTGCGTTGCCGGAGGAGATCCCGGTGCTGCCGATCGGCCTCGGGTCCAACCTGCTGGTGCGCGACGGCGGCATCGAGGGCGTCGTCGTGCGCCTGACCGGCAAGGGTTTCGGCACCGTCGAGGTGCTGGACGGCGCGCGCCTGCGCATCGGGGCCGCAGTCCCCGACAAGCGCGTGGCCGAGGCGGCGGCGGAGGCCGGCATCGGCGGCTTTTCGTTCTACGCCGGCATTCCGGGCGCGCTCGGCGGCGCGCTGCGCATGAACGCCGGCGCCCACGGCACGGAGACCTGCCAGCGGCTGGTCGAGCTCGCCGCGCTCGACCGGCGCGGCAACCGGATCGTCCTGAGCAACGCCGACATGGGCTATTCCTACCGCCACAGCGCGGTGCCAGCCGACCTCATATTCACAGGCGCGGTGCTTGCCGGCACGCCGCAGGCGGAAGTCGAAATCCGCGCCGAGATGGCCGAGGTCGCCGCCCACCGCGAGCGCGCGCAGCCAATCCGCGAGAAGACCGGCGGCTCGACCTTCAAGAACCCGCCCGGCACATCCGCGTGGAAGGAGATCGACGCGGCCGGCTGTCGCGGCCTGCAGATCGGCGGCGCGCGCATGTCCGACATGCACTGCAACTTCATGATCAATACCGGCGACGCGACCGCCTTCGACCTGGAGTTGCTCGGCGAGACGGTGCGCCGGCGCGTGCGCGCCCACAGCGGCATCTGCCTGGAATGGGAGATCAAGCGCCTCGGCCGCTTTCTGCCCGGGCAAGGGGTGACGCCCTTTCTCGACTGA